Within the Ochrobactrum vermis genome, the region AGAGTACGTGAGCACCGGAGCGCAGAAAATTGCTCTTTGCAGCCCGGCATCACGAAAAATGCAACTGTTGTGACAAGCTGGTCAAATTCCAGACATGCCTTATATTGTTCACGAGGCATGAAAATTTGAGGGACGACTCATGGCAACAGCTCACAATGATTTCGACCGCCCAACCCTTCCAAAGGAACTTACCGGCAAGTGGGGGTGGTTCGTCGCCCTTGGGGTGGCACTGCTGATCCTCGGAGGCATCGCCTTCGGCAACCTCGTTCTGGCCACCGTGGTCTCGGTCTACTATGTGGGCCTGATGATGCTGATCGGCGGCGTCATCGAGATCATTCACGCGTTCGGCGTCAAAACCTGGGGCAGCTTCTTCTTCTGGGTCCTGAGCGGCCTGCTTTATACGGCAGCCGGTATCGTCGCCTTCGTCAATCCGGTGCTGGCGGCTGGTGTAATGACCTTCCTTCTGGCGGCAGCTCTCCTCGGTTCGGGTGCTTTCCGCATCTGGCTCGGCTTCAAGTCGAAACCGTCGGCGGGCTGGGGCTGGATCGTTGCAGCCGGTGTCATCACCATGCTGCTGGGCCTCATCATCGCCATGCAATGGCCGGTCAACAGCCTGTTCATTCTTGGGCTTTTCCTGGCGATAGACCTGATCTTCCAGGGCTGGTCGTTCATCGCCTTCGGCCTTGGCATTAAGAGCCGATAAACACCGCGCATCACAGTCAAAGCGGCGCACACAGCGCCGCTTTTTCATTTGAACTCGACCTTTCGGCCAAGTCCTGCTAGATGCTCCCCAACATCTTCGCGGCGCGCTTTCACGCGCAGCCCAACGTTTCGCCATCACGAGTTTCTTCATGCCCGCTGACAATCCCGTTTCCAAGCGCCGCACATTCGCGATCATCGCGCACCCGGACGCCGGTAAGACTACACTGACCGAAAAGCTGCTGCTGTTTGGCGGCGCCATCCAGCTTGCCGGCGAAGTGAAGGCCAAGAAGGATCGCATCCAGACCCGTTCGGACTGGATGAACATCGAACGCGACCGCGGCATTTCCGTCGTCACCTCAGTGATGACCTTCGAATACAAGGACTGCATCT harbors:
- a CDS encoding HdeD family acid-resistance protein yields the protein MATAHNDFDRPTLPKELTGKWGWFVALGVALLILGGIAFGNLVLATVVSVYYVGLMMLIGGVIEIIHAFGVKTWGSFFFWVLSGLLYTAAGIVAFVNPVLAAGVMTFLLAAALLGSGAFRIWLGFKSKPSAGWGWIVAAGVITMLLGLIIAMQWPVNSLFILGLFLAIDLIFQGWSFIAFGLGIKSR